CCACCCCTGGTTGGGCGAGTCGGGATCGGGACGGCGCCGGCCGCCCAACGCCTCGATCCAGCGGTACTCGATGCCTGCCGATGCGAGCGTCAGGGCGAGTGCCTCGCTCGAGAACTGGGGGAAACGGCGCGAGCCGGGAAAGCGGCGCACATCGGCGACCAGCTCGATCCCGTGCGCCTGCAGCACGCTCACGAGCTCCGCGCCGGAGCGCGTCGAATGCCCGATCGTCCAGACGGTGGGGGGAAGGAGGTCGATGGAACCCGGCGCAACAGTGGTCGCATCGTGCGGAAGCGCCGCCCCCATGCCGGTCAGAGCGGCTTGCGGAAGTGAACGGCTCGCTCGACTTCTTGGAAGCCGAGCGCCGCGTGCGCCTGGTGGCTGACCTGGTTGTCCAGCAGCGCATCGGACGCCAGCTCGGAGTAGCCGTGCTCCCGCGCCCACGCCTCTGCCGCAGCCATCAGCGCTCCGCCCAGGCCGACGCCCCTCAGGTCCTCGTCCACGTACCAGCTCTCGACGTACGGTGTCCGGCCGCTGCACCCCTCCGCATAATCACGGACGGACAGTTCCAGGAAGCCGCCGAGTCGGCCATCCGCACGCTCGATCGCGAACACCACCTCCGGCAGGAGCTCATCGGCCGCGCGACCCTCGAGCCAGGCATCCATCGACGGCAGGTGATCGGCGTCCGTCGAGCCGGGGTAGAGCCCCAGCAGCATGCGAAGCCATTCCGCGCGATCCCCTGCTTCTATCGGTCGAACCTTCATCCTCAGGTCTGCACGCAGTATCATGTCCGTCGTGCCCGCTCATTTCGGAACAGCATGGTAGATCGAGACAGCCGTGACATTCCGGCGCGGCGCCCGGCGGCAGCGCCGGTGCCCG
The nucleotide sequence above comes from Longimicrobiales bacterium. Encoded proteins:
- a CDS encoding DUF488 domain-containing protein, with product MSVLQAHGIELVADVRRFPGSRRFPQFSSEALALTLASAGIEYRWIEALGGRRRPDPDSPNQGW
- a CDS encoding GNAT family N-acetyltransferase, giving the protein MKVRPIEAGDRAEWLRMLLGLYPGSTDADHLPSMDAWLEGRAADELLPEVVFAIERADGRLGGFLELSVRDYAEGCSGRTPYVESWYVDEDLRGVGLGGALMAAAEAWAREHGYSELASDALLDNQVSHQAHAALGFQEVERAVHFRKPL